A DNA window from Daucus carota subsp. sativus chromosome 3, DH1 v3.0, whole genome shotgun sequence contains the following coding sequences:
- the LOC108210757 gene encoding soluble inorganic pyrophosphatase 4, which translates to MAQNNAQGSGNKPGKVALNERILKSMSQRSVAAHPWHDLEIGPGAPAVFNCVIEIGKGSKVKYELDKKSGLIKVDRILYSSVVYPHNYGFIPRTLCEDSDPMDVLVLMQEPVLPATFLRARAIGLMPMIDQGEKDDKIIAVCADDPEFRHYTDIKELPPHRLAEIRRFFEDYKKNENKSVAVNDFLPADAAVDAIKYSMDLYASYVVENLRH; encoded by the exons ATGGCTCAGAACAATGCTCAAGGAAGTGGAAATAAACCAGGAAAAGTTGCTCTTAATGAAAGGATCCTCAAATCTATGTCACAGCGATCTGTTGCTGCTCATCCTTGGCACGACTTAGAGATTG GGCCAGGAGCACCTGCTGTATTTAACTGT GTGATTGAAATTGGGAAAGGGAGCAAAGTTAAGTACGAGCTTGATAAGAAATCCGGCCTAATCAAG GTTGATCGCATTCTCTACTCATCAGTAGTCTATCCACACAACTATGGATTCATCCCACGCACCCTTTGTGAAGATAGTGATCCAATGGACGTTTTAGTGCTGATGCAG GAGCCTGTATTGCCTGCTACCTTCCTCAGAGCCCGTGCCATCGGATTGATGCCAATGATTGATCAG GGCGAGAAGGATGATAAGATCATTGCAGTTTGTGCTGATGATCCTGAGTTCCGTCATTATACAGACATCAAAGAACTACCTCCCCACCGTCTTGCGGAGATTCGACGTTTCTTTGAGGACT ACAAGAAGAATGAAAACAAGTCAGTCGCGGTAAACGACTTCCTGCCTGCTGATGCTGCGGTAGATGCGATCAAGTACTCAAT GGACTTGTATGCTTCTTACGTCGTGGAGAACTTGAGACATTGA